A section of the Methanobacterium sp. Maddingley MBC34 genome encodes:
- a CDS encoding translation elongation factor EF-1alpha (GTPase) (PFAM: Elongation factor Tu GTP binding domain_SP), producing the protein MAKGKEHMNLAFIGHVDHGKSTMVGHLLLQSGAIAEQQLSDGEN; encoded by the coding sequence ATGGCTAAAGGAAAAGAACACATGAATTTGGCGTTTATCGGACACGTAGACCACGGTAAATCCACTATGGTGGGTCACCTTCTGTTACAGTCCGGAGCTATCGCTGAACAACAGCTATCTGACGGAGAAAACAA